Sequence from the Candidatus Cloacimonadota bacterium genome:
GTGGGGTGGCTATGACACCTTGGAATGGCTGGCGAGTTGTCCGGTCGAGTTCGTCGAGGTCATCATCGTCCAGCCCCGGCGCGACAGCATCGTCAGCAAGACCTTCACCGTCGATGAACTGAAGGCGTGGGTTGCCGAAGTCCGGCCGAAGGTCGAGGCGGCCTATGCCGGCGGCGCCCCGGCGGTCCCGGGCGAGCACTGCCGCTGGTGTCGGGTGCGCGCCACCTGCGCCGAGCGCCGCGAGTTCATTCAGTCGAGCGCCGCAATGGTCTTCGCCGACGGATGCAAGCCTGAAGTGGATACCATGAACGAGGCGGTCATCGTACAGGTGTTCAAGCACATCCCGCTGATCGAGCAATACCTCAAGGACATCGAGACTTGGGTTGCCGACCAGTCGCACGAGCGCGGTCACGCTCTTCCGGGCCTGAAATTTGTAGAAGGACGGGCAACCCGCACCATCGTGGATGAGGCCGGCGCTGCCAAGGCGCTTGCCGAACTCGGCATCGACGCCTACGCCCCCGCGAAGCTGCTCGGCGTGGGCGAGATCACGAAGCAACTCAGGCTCGTCGGTTGGAAGTTCGATGACTTTCTGAAACCGTTCGTCAAAATGCGGGTGTCACCGCCGATACTCGTTGCCGAAGAAGACAAGCGGCAGGCTTACGATCCTGTCGCTGGTGCAAAAGAGGCATTCGCCTCTTGACAATCCTGTCGCATTGTGGTATAGTGCGATCTCTTAATCAGTAAATCAGTCCAACTCTCTAAGGAGAAATCAGTATGAGCACTCAGATTGTCACCGGTAAAGTGAGGTTTTCTTTCGCCTTCCTCGCCAAGCCCCGCAAGAACGATCGCGACGAGGACAAGTTCTCGGTCACCGTCCTGCTGCCCAAGTCGGACACGGCCACCATCAAGGCCATCCGTGAAGCGGAAAAGGAAGCTGCCCACAAGAAGTTCCCGGGCAAGCCTGCCACCTTCTACAGCGCCATCAAGAGCGTGATCCACGACGGTGACGGCCTGCGTCCCGCCGGCGAAGCCTTCGGCCCGGAATGCAAGGGCTGCTGGGTCTTCACCGCCAGCACGGGAGACCGTCCGGGCGTGGTGGATGAGAACCTTCAGCCGCTGCTGGAACCCATCAAGTCGGGTGACTACGGCCGCGTCGATGTGAATTTCTACGGCTTTGACACCGCGGGCAATCGCGGTGTGGCCGCCGGCCTGAACAACGTCCAGTTGCTCGAACGTGGCGAAAGCCTCGGCGGGCGCCGGGATGCTGCCACGGCATTCGGCGGGTTTTGAATCCTGACCCGTGATGCCGGGAAACACGCCGGCATCCTGTGATGGATTGGCGAGAACCGAAGCCTCTGCGGTGACTTTGCTGGTGGGAAAGAAATCAGCACCAATTCATCAACAGGAGAAAGTGATGGACCCCAACAATGACCATTGGGACGCTGGCTTCAAAGCTGGTGCCGCGTCTAAGGCATGGCGCATTGCCGATCTCGAAGCCAAGCTCAAGCAATACGAGACTGGTCAAACTGTCCCGCTTGTCGATTACCAATGCGTAACCAAGCAGATTGTTATGTTGCGCGCCACCATCACCACACAGGCAGATGCCATCGTGCGTCTTGTCGCCATGAGGAACAAATGAGACACATCGAACTGGCTACCGCTTTCGCCCAAGGCAAGAGCCTGAGCGCGGAAGACATCAGCGCGGCCGTCGCTTGCAACGTGCTGTTCAACGACACGGCGCTCGGCAACTACTCGCTGACCGAGTACGGCCGCACGATCCTTCAGGATGGCGTGCGGGCGCGGTTGTATGAGGACGCCCAAGACGAAATCAACCGCCGCGCCAGAAGCGCCCTCGACACTCAGGTGGCAGGCAATCATTACCGCAACTTCGCCATCCAGCCAGTCGAGTTCATCGAGAAGAACGGCATCCCCTTCTTGGAGGGGTCGGTCATCAAGCGCATGTGCC
This genomic interval carries:
- a CDS encoding DUF2800 domain-containing protein: MSEHARLSPSASDRWLVCGAAPEREATVPDRASDAAAEGTAAHALAAHCLTHEISAVDAPSHPDWMRWDTADFRAHVETYLKFVRSKMNGNSHLFVEQTLQIFPLHGVWGTADAVIVEGHTMRIIDLKFGLGILVDADGNSQLNLYGWGGYDTLEWLASCPVEFVEVIIVQPRRDSIVSKTFTVDELKAWVAEVRPKVEAAYAGGAPAVPGEHCRWCRVRATCAERREFIQSSAAMVFADGCKPEVDTMNEAVIVQVFKHIPLIEQYLKDIETWVADQSHERGHALPGLKFVEGRATRTIVDEAGAAKALAELGIDAYAPAKLLGVGEITKQLRLVGWKFDDFLKPFVKMRVSPPILVAEEDKRQAYDPVAGAKEAFAS
- a CDS encoding DUF2815 family protein; protein product: MSTQIVTGKVRFSFAFLAKPRKNDRDEDKFSVTVLLPKSDTATIKAIREAEKEAAHKKFPGKPATFYSAIKSVIHDGDGLRPAGEAFGPECKGCWVFTASTGDRPGVVDENLQPLLEPIKSGDYGRVDVNFYGFDTAGNRGVAAGLNNVQLLERGESLGGRRDAATAFGGF
- a CDS encoding DUF3310 domain-containing protein; amino-acid sequence: MRHIELATAFAQGKSLSAEDISAAVACNVLFNDTALGNYSLTEYGRTILQDGVRARLYEDAQDEINRRARSALDTQVAGNHYRNFAIQPVEFIEKNGIPFLEGSVIKRMCRHGNKAKAEDLRKAIHEITLLLELRYGEKP